The following are encoded in a window of Balaenoptera ricei isolate mBalRic1 chromosome 1, mBalRic1.hap2, whole genome shotgun sequence genomic DNA:
- the SPATA46 gene encoding spermatogenesis-associated protein 46 produces the protein MENFSLLSISEPRISSSALSTFPDITSSRATTLPGIAKTVFPTEASSPAQALLPQHQSSALRHGVHNTVFSPDCILGDPPNREQLRWNCTIYRPWFSPYSYFVCKDKESHLETYSFPEVQRDEGRGDNCLPEDTAESICSSPSSPENTCPQEATKKSRHGLDSTDYITTQDILMASKWYPAQQKGYKCAGCCRMYPTLHSLKSHIKGGFKEGFSCKVYYRKLKTFWGKEQKVRPGDRLSSGSCQAFK, from the exons ATGGAGAACTTCTCACTCCTCAGCATTTCTGAACCTCGAATCTCTTCCTCTGCTCTGAGCACTTTTCCTGATATCACGTCCTCACGTGCCACCACCTTGCCAG GCATTGCAAAGACGGTGTTTCCCACTGAGGcgtccagcccagcccaggccctgctACCCCAGCACCAAAGCAGCGCTCTCCGGCATGGGGTGCACAACACAGTGTTCTCACCAG ACTGCATCTTGGGGGACCCCCCAAACAGAGAGCAGCTGAGGTGGAACTGCACCATCTACCGGCCCTGGTTCTCCCCTTACAGCTACTTTGTATGCAAGGACAAAGAGAGCCATCTGGAGACCTACAGCTTCCCAGAGGTGCAGCGGGACGAGGGCAGGGGGGACAACTGCCTCCCAGAGGACACGGCTGAGAGCATCTGCTCgtccccttcctccccagagaACACCTGCCCCCAAGAGGCCACCAAGAAATCCAGGCACGGCCTGGATTCCACAGACTACATCACAACCCAGGACATCCTAATGGCCTCCAAGTGGTACCCGGCCCAGCAGAAAGGCTACAAGTGTGCGGGCTGCTGCCGTATGTACCCGACGCTGCACTCCCTCAAGAGCCACATCAAGGGGGGCTTCAAGGAGGGCTTCAGCTGCAAGGTGTACTATCGCAAGCTCAAAACCTTCTGGGGCAAGGAGCAGAAGGTCCGGCCGGGAGACAGGCTTTCCTCAGGCAGCTGCCAGGCCTTCAAGTAG